In Saccharothrix violaceirubra, the following are encoded in one genomic region:
- a CDS encoding thiopeptide-type bacteriocin biosynthesis protein codes for MIRTTTAADWLAAHLFHHGNLDDLLVRLVAPLVRELDRPAFFLRYWDGGNHVRLRVLAPDDRDAVGAVIRDRAEAYFAESPAPDLMSAEHYRSVAPGLALGEGLTDYLPELRPNNSVLFQPYTREHHRYGHGASMEAAEHHFAESSAVVLDLLGTHPSTRQRDTACYALILLAWFAAEPDPVRLTAWRDRLDRGWAERFGPLGVVAEAESAQVFERDRGTLVAIADRLRAGRVGGSVLGRWSASVTALAASLRRPDARAPEGGPLPVLDACAHLLCNRLGVSPAAEVHLRRLAVAAVLEATR; via the coding sequence GTGATCCGCACGACCACCGCCGCGGACTGGCTCGCGGCACACCTGTTCCACCACGGGAACCTGGACGACCTGCTCGTCCGCCTCGTCGCGCCGCTGGTGCGCGAACTGGACCGGCCGGCGTTCTTCCTGCGCTACTGGGACGGCGGCAACCACGTGCGGCTGCGGGTCCTCGCGCCGGACGACCGCGACGCGGTCGGCGCCGTGATCCGCGACCGGGCCGAGGCGTACTTCGCCGAATCGCCCGCACCCGACCTGATGAGCGCCGAGCACTACCGGTCGGTGGCACCGGGACTGGCGCTGGGCGAGGGTCTGACCGACTACCTGCCCGAGTTGCGGCCCAACAACTCCGTGCTGTTCCAGCCGTACACGCGGGAACACCACCGCTACGGCCACGGCGCCTCGATGGAGGCCGCCGAGCACCACTTCGCCGAGTCCAGCGCGGTCGTGCTCGACCTGCTCGGCACGCACCCGTCGACCAGGCAGCGCGACACCGCCTGCTACGCGCTGATCCTGCTGGCCTGGTTCGCCGCCGAGCCCGACCCGGTCCGGCTGACGGCCTGGCGCGACCGGCTCGACCGTGGCTGGGCCGAGCGGTTCGGGCCGCTCGGCGTCGTCGCCGAGGCCGAGTCGGCACAGGTGTTCGAGCGGGACCGGGGCACGTTGGTCGCGATCGCCGACCGGCTGCGCGCGGGACGCGTGGGCGGCTCGGTCCTGGGGCGCTGGTCGGCGTCGGTCACGGCGCTCGCCGCGAGCCTGCGGCGACCCGACGCGCGCGCGCCGGAGGGCGGTCCGCTGCCGGTGCTCGACGCGTGCGCGCACCTGCTGTGCAACCGGCTCGGGGTCTCCCCCGCCGCCGAGGTGCACCTGCGCCGACTCGCGGTCGCGGCCGTGCTGGAGGCCACCCGATGA
- a CDS encoding thiopeptide maturation pyridine synthase → MTPHALHIAHHAPDCDDLLLDAVRPVLESVPGGYFLRHWQRGPHLRVITPEPVPDDDVRRLADHLAAHPSTTVLDQDALLPAHRRLAAAEQVSGPLTPFYPDNTVRRADHDDRSAVLGAAADLVTAAHVATTPVLFDVLTDVRAGGSRLGIALDLVLATAHAYAEGGIAGGFVSFRSHAEAFLADGDREAVRRRWDGEYARRREALRDRLDAVTSTVDCEAAVPHVRRWLAALDPVRDRAGELLATGELAFDRVRGAATSEFHRTLDTNERWHAEVAPSVAFGTYRVLLNCAYLQLTRLGIRPVERFALCHLAANAVEEREGVRALDLVRDDPTPVNHLATNDLGGRP, encoded by the coding sequence ATGACGCCGCACGCACTGCACATCGCCCACCACGCCCCGGATTGCGACGACCTGCTGCTCGACGCCGTCCGACCGGTCCTGGAGTCCGTGCCCGGCGGGTACTTCCTGCGCCACTGGCAACGCGGGCCGCACCTGCGGGTGATCACCCCGGAGCCGGTGCCGGACGACGACGTCCGCCGCCTGGCCGACCACCTGGCCGCGCACCCGTCGACGACCGTGCTCGACCAGGACGCGCTGCTGCCGGCGCACCGGAGGCTGGCGGCGGCCGAGCAGGTCTCCGGGCCGCTCACGCCGTTCTACCCGGACAACACCGTGCGCCGGGCCGACCACGACGACCGGTCCGCGGTGCTCGGCGCGGCGGCGGACCTCGTGACGGCCGCGCACGTCGCGACGACCCCGGTGCTGTTCGACGTGCTGACCGACGTCCGGGCGGGCGGCTCACGGCTCGGCATCGCGCTCGACCTCGTGCTGGCGACCGCGCACGCCTACGCCGAGGGCGGCATCGCGGGCGGTTTCGTGTCGTTCCGGTCGCACGCCGAGGCGTTCCTGGCCGACGGCGACCGCGAAGCGGTACGACGGCGCTGGGACGGCGAGTACGCACGACGCCGCGAAGCCCTGCGCGACCGGCTCGACGCCGTAACGTCTACTGTGGACTGCGAGGCCGCCGTGCCGCACGTGCGCCGCTGGCTGGCCGCCCTCGACCCGGTCCGCGACCGGGCCGGGGAACTGCTCGCCACCGGCGAACTGGCCTTCGACCGCGTGCGCGGCGCCGCGACCAGTGAGTTCCACCGCACGCTCGACACGAACGAGCGGTGGCACGCCGAGGTGGCGCCCTCGGTCGCGTTCGGCACGTACCGGGTGCTGCTGAACTGCGCCTACCTCCAACTCACCCGACTGGGCATCCGGCCCGTCGAGCGGTTCGCCCTGTGCCACCTCGCGGCCAACGCCGTCGAGGAACGCGAGGGTGTCCGCGCGCTCGACCTGGTGCGGGACGACCCCACACCCGTGAACCACCTGGCCACCAACGACTTGGGGGGACGACCATGA